One window of Papaver somniferum cultivar HN1 chromosome 9, ASM357369v1, whole genome shotgun sequence genomic DNA carries:
- the LOC113307948 gene encoding F-box protein At5g07610-like isoform X1, protein MTSLSNCKISSSSSSASVIVSNVDMLTRILLCLPVKSLLVFKSVSKRWFFLISDPFFRNKYNLHNSLSIQGLYTQTESIQSPNLVTPELDYVPLDGSSSPAPFKTLGFIDDLSGNFMIKQSCNGLMLCKSCYGADVFVYRTYFICNPSTRQYRPIVSVSHKQMKGHRTLSSISLAYDPLKSPHYKVVCIWLVSICFKAYSKFFVTRPKSRNLDYQIEIYSSETTSWKLSGEVSSKPRNYHFASSVFWNGSLHWIIDTGRLFYFNVDRELKLEMDTPLCDEELQMEVNYFGEFKSHLYLIISRVSLPTSFEILEMKTD, encoded by the coding sequence ATGACGTCTCTTTCTAATTGcaagatttcatcatcttcatcatcagcatcTGTCATAGTTAGCAATGTTGATATGTTAACTCGGATTCTATTATGTTTACCAGTAAAATCTCTTCTAGTGTTTAAATCCGTATCCAAACGATGGTTTTTCCTCATTTCTGATCCATTTTTCAGAAACAAATACAATCTCCATAATTCACTTTCAATTCAAGGCCTGTACACACAAACAGAATCTATTCAATCGCCAAATTTGGTTACTCCAGAACTCGATTATGTTCCCCTTGATGGATCATCATCGCCTGCCCCCttcaaaaccctaggttttattgATGATCTTTCAGGTAATTTTATGATTAAGCAATCTTGCAATGGTCTCATGTTATGTAAGAGTTGTTACGGTGCTGACGTATTCGTATACCGGACATATTTCATCTGCAATCCATCTACGAGACAGTATCGCCCGATTGTTAGTGTATCTCATAAACAGATGAAGGGTCATAGAACACTTTCTAGTATCAGTTTGGCTTACGATCCACTCAAATCACCTCATTATAAAGTTGTTTGCATATGGTTGGTTTCAATATGTTTTAAGGCCTATAGTAAATTCTTTGTTACACGACCTAAAAGTAGGAATTTGGATTATCAAATTGAGATTTACTCATCTGAAACAACTTCTTGGAAGCTATCTGGAGAGGTTTCCTCCAAACCTCGTAATTATCACTTTGCTAGCAGTGTGTTTTGGAATGGATCATTGCATTGGATAATTGACACTGGTCGTTTATTTTATTTCAATGTTGATCGAGAATTAAAACTGGAAATGGATACGCCACTCTGTGATGAAGAGCTTCAGATGGAGGTTAACTACTTTGGGGAGTTTAAGAGTCACCTATATCTTATAATTAGTCGGGTATCATTGCCCACCAGTTTTGAAATTTTGGAAATGAAGACTGACTAA
- the LOC113307948 gene encoding F-box protein At5g07610-like isoform X2 translates to MRFVIPSAVDVHRMCTLLVSFNVRNKYNLHNSLSIQGLYTQTESIQSPNLVTPELDYVPLDGSSSPAPFKTLGFIDDLSGNFMIKQSCNGLMLCKSCYGADVFVYRTYFICNPSTRQYRPIVSVSHKQMKGHRTLSSISLAYDPLKSPHYKVVCIWLVSICFKAYSKFFVTRPKSRNLDYQIEIYSSETTSWKLSGEVSSKPRNYHFASSVFWNGSLHWIIDTGRLFYFNVDRELKLEMDTPLCDEELQMEVNYFGEFKSHLYLIISRVSLPTSFEILEMKTD, encoded by the exons ATGCGATTTGTAATACCCAGTGCCGTCGACGTGCATCGCATGTGCACTCTACTTGTAAGCTTTAATGTCAG AAACAAATACAATCTCCATAATTCACTTTCAATTCAAGGCCTGTACACACAAACAGAATCTATTCAATCGCCAAATTTGGTTACTCCAGAACTCGATTATGTTCCCCTTGATGGATCATCATCGCCTGCCCCCttcaaaaccctaggttttattgATGATCTTTCAGGTAATTTTATGATTAAGCAATCTTGCAATGGTCTCATGTTATGTAAGAGTTGTTACGGTGCTGACGTATTCGTATACCGGACATATTTCATCTGCAATCCATCTACGAGACAGTATCGCCCGATTGTTAGTGTATCTCATAAACAGATGAAGGGTCATAGAACACTTTCTAGTATCAGTTTGGCTTACGATCCACTCAAATCACCTCATTATAAAGTTGTTTGCATATGGTTGGTTTCAATATGTTTTAAGGCCTATAGTAAATTCTTTGTTACACGACCTAAAAGTAGGAATTTGGATTATCAAATTGAGATTTACTCATCTGAAACAACTTCTTGGAAGCTATCTGGAGAGGTTTCCTCCAAACCTCGTAATTATCACTTTGCTAGCAGTGTGTTTTGGAATGGATCATTGCATTGGATAATTGACACTGGTCGTTTATTTTATTTCAATGTTGATCGAGAATTAAAACTGGAAATGGATACGCCACTCTGTGATGAAGAGCTTCAGATGGAGGTTAACTACTTTGGGGAGTTTAAGAGTCACCTATATCTTATAATTAGTCGGGTATCATTGCCCACCAGTTTTGAAATTTTGGAAATGAAGACTGACTAA
- the LOC113307764 gene encoding shewanella-like protein phosphatase 1, with protein MVIWHKLHGPVERRQLMIYVILQETLQALGGKAMVVGHTPQTEGINCKYGCCIWRVDVAMSSGVLNSIPEVLEIINNEAREIRSRTNMFSEFQVVDYRWIFLHLIRRLLELLAKICVEVHPVAILLVKGNLVALEMDIKKGLRDEVQELNSRLLNQDAYIEER; from the exons ATGGTGATATGGCACAAACTACATGGACCAGTGGAGAGACGACAACTAATG ATATACGTGATTCTGCAAGAGACGTTGCAAGCATTAGGTGGTAAAGCAATGGTAGTGGGACATACTCCTCAAACTGAAGGCATAAACTG TAAATACGGTTGTTGTATATGGCGTGTGGATGTTGCAATGTCCAGCGGAGTCCTTAATTCAATACCGGAG GTTCTAGAAATAATAAACAATGAAGCAAGGGAAATAAGGAGCAGAACAAATATGTTTAGCGAATTTCAGGTTGTTGACTACAGATGGATATTCCTACATCTGATAAGGCGATTATTAGAATTGCTAG CTAAAATTTGTGTTGAAGTTCATCCCGTTGCGATACTGCTGGTCAAGGGAAATTTGGTGGCCTTAGAGATGGATATTA AGAAAGGACTTAGGGATGAAGTTCAAGAGCTTAACTCTCGATTGCTAAATCAAGATGCGTACATTGAAGAACGCTGA